The Stratiformator vulcanicus genome has a segment encoding these proteins:
- a CDS encoding nucleotide kinase domain-containing protein, translating to MPTLPIGSRSPANHEGLSGMGLNQLQQTFWPIERAKPPAAIASTAIAPAKPTEVFDTYWQFAAERQAIFFRRYLGNSYPWSDDEILQTYKFTNAYRASDRVSQYLIRNVIYHGPQTTEEIFFRTILFKLFNKIETWKLLTHELGHLSYKFYCFKEYDRVLTHAMKIKKTIYSAAYIMPSGSRKNGSTKKHRSHLRLLERMMEDGVPGRIATAASMQDAFRILVSYPMIGDFLAYQYITDLNYSGICDFTEMEFVVPGPGAIDGISKCFTSLGGLTETEIIKLVTQRQTEEFDRLGLEFQSLWGRPLQLIDCQNLFCEISKYARVRHPNVRGVANRTRIKQKYKPNLDSLSLWYPPKWGINDCIAIEFHEQKG from the coding sequence GTGCCCACGCTACCTATAGGGAGCAGATCCCCAGCGAACCATGAAGGACTAAGCGGCATGGGATTAAACCAACTTCAGCAGACATTCTGGCCAATCGAACGGGCGAAGCCCCCTGCCGCAATTGCTTCTACCGCGATTGCGCCCGCAAAGCCGACGGAAGTCTTCGATACCTATTGGCAATTCGCTGCCGAGCGTCAGGCCATCTTCTTTCGGCGATACTTGGGCAACTCGTACCCGTGGTCGGATGATGAGATTCTGCAAACCTACAAGTTCACCAACGCGTACCGCGCTTCCGATCGCGTGAGCCAGTACTTGATTCGCAACGTGATCTATCATGGTCCTCAAACAACGGAAGAAATCTTCTTTCGCACGATCCTCTTCAAGTTGTTCAACAAAATCGAAACGTGGAAATTGCTGACGCATGAACTCGGTCACTTGAGTTATAAGTTTTACTGTTTTAAAGAGTATGACCGGGTTTTGACCCACGCTATGAAGATTAAAAAAACGATTTACTCCGCGGCCTACATCATGCCTTCCGGAAGTCGGAAAAACGGTAGCACAAAAAAACATCGCAGCCATCTGCGGCTACTGGAGCGGATGATGGAGGATGGCGTTCCTGGCCGCATCGCCACGGCCGCATCTATGCAAGATGCCTTCCGGATCCTCGTATCGTACCCGATGATCGGCGATTTTCTGGCGTACCAGTACATAACGGATTTGAACTACAGCGGGATTTGCGACTTCACGGAAATGGAATTTGTCGTTCCTGGTCCAGGTGCGATCGATGGCATCAGCAAGTGTTTCACTTCGCTCGGCGGTCTCACCGAAACGGAGATCATCAAACTGGTCACCCAGCGACAAACCGAGGAATTTGACCGGCTTGGCCTAGAATTTCAAAGCCTCTGGGGACGGCCGCTGCAACTAATTGACTGCCAAAATTTGTTTTGCGAGATCAGCAAATATGCCCGCGTTCGGCATCCAAACGTGAGAGGTGTCGCCAATCGGACGCGAATAAAGCAGAAGTACAAACCTAATCTTGATTCGCTCTCTCTGTGGTATCCGCCTAAGTGGGGTATCAACGACTGCATCGCAATCGAGTTCCATGAACAGAAAGGTTAG
- a CDS encoding CHAT domain-containing protein yields the protein MASVESSRPTLLVQTVAFHDNDAEDARKVGLALYNELTRPLDDPLAFGGGIPVLCNVHPDRVDFSAAEIVVTIPVLGGSAFHYAKESTVLRIQEWHQLCDEGRVLPLPIDDVWRNAEGTIPGTPLLTQLYEADDVLPGRATIDEIVLALYRQLRNDRPSLFVSHAKADLKATQNAAKRIAAFGKTQRSGIDSFFDRTELMVGKPLDEQIEGFLEQGVFVAVRGDNYSSRVWCQREVLHAKKNHLPTLTVEVLCRGERRSSAYGGNGPTVVWGDVNNEEQILSKAMIEALRAAHFEREAERVASLNNLPKSSILTRPPELLDLMQGPLKAGAPQLVMYPDPELPVLEHELLRSANPRLRLVTPLTAFRHFLQIEDHAESEPHTSSPLSGFKVALSLSNSPDVDQADGFSEYHVQDVIVQIARAMVSTGAAIVYGGDQRRGGYTLLLAELIAAYNQTAANPAELLINFLAAIEPTKLSPGVPVTLSHLAESDNLTRRRILPPEESEQHPAAMYYSDMRRIIAQEIDAQILVGGKTYPKLHDEDHDGYSGLYPGIVEEAWRALEQNLPLYAVGGYGGAAELVAILLGGGSFPEALDDTHWRQQERYRNNAEAILADHRFAELNLPHSMEELAQAIRERGTTLLASSKSSRAWNGLSVAENRMLFDSRDPVLINTLIMKGLLAVARKQTEGKLSIELVYATVKDAVNLDAIAIATFADVPLGGAGAALDDFAVGLFKEGRMSARPLVGDESSHRIDADWVLSSSLGEPAEPVEIFDKICGAAEQCAEFCQRFGLERLGVVTFGGRAIGDSAKVVEAMLSGLALLGDRTQICWFESKEHEFEKVEAILRKDPKVHLTTRRVESSIRVLEPSAEPFVVHVTHSDDGLTVATLPPSSSPVGGLRRTKLSEEQIGRLASGSGDGRNTPTADEIARRGDELADMLFGADATELLSLVAGSRFVVAHDISASKLPFECLRSITGGTPATFKGLTRCLIVPGLPSNRMFGKAPRTTKLRVLLVVDPTGDLEGARREGNVVEKILDATGAVEAVILHREDANRETFAAELERADLLHYCGHAFFDGPGETESGLVLSGKEEFRLAELAGLKVPRVAIFNACEAGRVRGYRGEPDPEKAASFAEFFLRGGVESYLGTFWRVGDLAAAMFAERLYGSLAAGESLLDAVTAARCALRDHQPEQPDWANYLLYGDGRFRLRQ from the coding sequence ATGGCTTCGGTCGAGTCTTCACGCCCCACGCTACTCGTTCAAACGGTTGCGTTTCACGACAATGATGCGGAAGACGCCCGGAAGGTCGGGCTCGCGCTCTACAATGAGCTGACTCGGCCGCTGGATGATCCGCTCGCTTTCGGAGGCGGCATCCCGGTGCTGTGCAATGTGCATCCCGATCGAGTCGATTTCAGTGCGGCGGAGATCGTCGTGACGATACCCGTGCTCGGTGGCTCGGCGTTTCATTACGCCAAAGAAAGCACCGTATTAAGGATTCAGGAGTGGCATCAATTATGCGATGAAGGAAGAGTGCTGCCGCTGCCAATTGATGACGTCTGGCGTAATGCCGAAGGGACGATTCCAGGCACACCGTTGCTGACGCAGTTATATGAAGCTGACGACGTGCTTCCTGGGCGAGCCACGATCGACGAGATCGTACTGGCTCTCTACAGGCAACTGCGCAATGATCGTCCGTCATTGTTTGTTTCCCACGCCAAGGCCGATCTTAAAGCGACACAGAATGCGGCCAAGCGAATCGCTGCATTCGGTAAGACGCAACGGAGTGGCATCGATTCGTTCTTTGATCGCACTGAGCTGATGGTCGGCAAGCCGCTGGACGAACAAATTGAAGGTTTTTTGGAACAAGGCGTTTTTGTCGCCGTTCGGGGAGACAATTACAGTTCGCGCGTGTGGTGTCAGCGGGAAGTGCTGCACGCCAAGAAGAATCATCTGCCGACTTTGACGGTTGAAGTCTTATGCCGGGGCGAGCGGCGGAGTAGTGCCTACGGCGGGAACGGTCCAACGGTCGTTTGGGGTGACGTCAACAATGAGGAGCAGATTCTATCGAAAGCGATGATCGAGGCACTGCGGGCGGCGCACTTCGAGCGAGAAGCAGAACGGGTCGCGTCACTAAATAATCTGCCGAAATCCAGCATTCTGACGCGACCTCCCGAGTTGCTTGATCTCATGCAGGGTCCGCTCAAAGCGGGTGCGCCGCAATTGGTCATGTATCCCGATCCAGAGCTTCCGGTGCTTGAGCACGAACTGCTGCGCTCGGCCAATCCGCGTCTGAGGCTTGTCACTCCGCTGACGGCGTTCCGGCATTTCTTGCAGATCGAGGATCATGCGGAGTCGGAACCGCACACTTCGTCCCCGCTGTCGGGATTTAAAGTCGCGCTGTCACTTTCCAATAGCCCTGACGTCGATCAGGCGGACGGCTTTTCGGAGTATCACGTGCAAGACGTGATTGTGCAAATCGCACGAGCGATGGTGTCGACGGGGGCAGCGATCGTTTATGGCGGCGATCAGCGGCGAGGCGGCTACACACTTCTGCTGGCAGAATTGATCGCGGCTTATAACCAGACGGCGGCAAATCCGGCCGAATTGCTGATAAATTTTCTTGCTGCTATTGAACCGACCAAACTTTCGCCGGGCGTTCCGGTCACACTTTCCCATCTGGCGGAGTCGGACAACCTAACCAGGCGTCGGATTCTACCTCCTGAGGAGAGCGAGCAACATCCTGCCGCAATGTACTATTCTGACATGCGTCGAATTATCGCTCAGGAGATCGATGCCCAAATTCTCGTCGGCGGTAAGACATATCCGAAGCTCCACGACGAAGATCATGATGGCTACTCAGGCTTATACCCCGGAATCGTCGAAGAGGCGTGGCGAGCTTTGGAGCAGAATCTTCCCCTCTATGCCGTAGGAGGATATGGCGGAGCGGCGGAGTTGGTGGCGATACTATTAGGGGGTGGTTCATTTCCGGAAGCACTTGACGATACGCACTGGAGACAACAGGAACGCTATCGTAATAACGCGGAGGCGATTCTTGCGGACCATCGTTTTGCGGAATTAAACCTACCCCACTCGATGGAGGAGTTGGCTCAGGCGATCCGCGAACGCGGAACTACGTTGCTCGCCTCGTCTAAGTCTTCAAGAGCGTGGAATGGCCTGAGCGTTGCAGAGAACCGCATGCTCTTCGACTCGCGCGACCCTGTGCTGATCAATACGCTGATTATGAAGGGCCTGCTCGCGGTCGCGCGAAAGCAAACTGAAGGAAAGCTTTCGATCGAACTTGTTTACGCCACAGTCAAGGATGCCGTGAATCTCGACGCCATTGCTATAGCGACCTTCGCGGACGTCCCGTTAGGGGGTGCGGGGGCCGCTCTCGATGATTTTGCGGTCGGACTTTTCAAAGAGGGCCGGATGTCGGCTCGCCCTTTAGTCGGCGACGAGAGCAGCCACCGCATCGACGCCGATTGGGTGTTGTCCAGTTCGCTTGGAGAACCCGCAGAACCTGTAGAAATCTTTGACAAAATCTGTGGGGCCGCTGAGCAATGCGCCGAATTCTGTCAGCGGTTTGGTCTTGAAAGGCTCGGCGTCGTCACGTTCGGTGGCCGCGCCATCGGTGATAGCGCCAAGGTCGTCGAAGCGATGCTGAGCGGTCTCGCGCTCCTCGGGGACCGAACGCAAATTTGCTGGTTTGAATCGAAAGAGCATGAGTTTGAAAAGGTTGAAGCAATCCTGAGAAAAGATCCGAAGGTTCATCTAACCACTCGAAGGGTCGAGTCTTCAATACGAGTGCTTGAGCCGTCAGCGGAACCGTTTGTCGTGCATGTCACTCACAGTGACGACGGGTTAACAGTGGCGACTCTTCCTCCGTCCTCCAGTCCAGTGGGAGGCCTCAGGCGGACCAAACTGTCAGAAGAGCAAATCGGCCGGTTGGCCTCTGGTTCGGGTGACGGGCGGAATACTCCGACGGCTGACGAGATCGCCAGACGCGGCGACGAATTGGCTGATATGTTGTTCGGAGCAGACGCTACCGAGTTGCTCAGCCTCGTCGCTGGGTCTCGGTTCGTCGTTGCGCATGACATTTCCGCTTCAAAACTCCCGTTCGAGTGTCTGCGGTCAATTACAGGCGGGACACCGGCGACATTTAAAGGGCTTACCCGATGCTTGATCGTGCCGGGCCTGCCATCGAACCGCATGTTCGGCAAGGCGCCGCGGACGACCAAGCTGCGGGTCTTACTCGTGGTCGATCCGACGGGCGACTTGGAAGGTGCTCGAAGAGAAGGTAATGTCGTCGAGAAAATTCTCGATGCCACAGGTGCCGTCGAAGCGGTCATTCTTCATCGAGAAGACGCGAATCGCGAAACGTTTGCCGCCGAGCTGGAACGTGCCGACCTGCTTCATTACTGCGGCCACGCATTCTTTGACGGTCCGGGTGAGACAGAGAGCGGACTGGTTCTGTCGGGGAAGGAGGAGTTTCGACTTGCGGAGCTTGCCGGGCTGAAGGTGCCGCGCGTTGCAATCTTCAATGCCTGCGAAGCCGGACGCGTCCGAGGATACCGAGGCGAACCCGATCCTGAAAAGGCGGCCAGCTTCGCAGAGTTCTTCCTCCGTGGCGGGGTCGAATCTTATCTCGGAACCTTCTGGCGGGTCGGCGATCTCGCGGCAGCAATGTTCGCTGAACGCCTCTACGGCAGCCTCGCTGCCGGGGAGAGCCTGCTCGATGCTGTCACCGCCGCCCGCTGCGCGCTGAGGGATCACCAGCCCGAACAGCCCGACTGGGCCAATTACCTCCTCTACGGCGACGGCCGCTTCCGTTTGCGGCAGTAA